The following are encoded together in the Tepidiforma bonchosmolovskayae genome:
- a CDS encoding HD-GYP domain-containing protein, whose product MMRPRNWLLLSMGAVLVPLGAFAAMKLVPGWDPMLVYPTEHFWVVSAAALLSALVGAGLAMSVESVRTTRTVYLALGFVAIAMVFATHGLGTPGLLIPETDYPYAVIISAGLSQFLGAIFIALSVVPRRWPGGTFVQRHSTDILAAGLAALAAYLASMVLRPELWDFVPRSRAWDSMLAGTTIVLLGIAGWRYFQAWRLTELPGQLAMVTALGLLGVAQLSMYYSDLWHLSWWLYHGLLLMAFLVVIGGWAIEAARAKSLIVFARALELRDSLDEVRSIADVRVLESLEEAVERKDAYTRHHMGRVAEFAEGLARELGLPERKVLVCAAAGRIHDVGKITVPDAVLLKPGKLTPEEFELMKHHTVRGAHIAKLHPELESLAAVIRAHHERFAGGGYPDGLKGEQIPIEARVVAVGDTFDALTSTRVYRPKRPVSEALEELRRVAGTQLDPDCVEAFIRWLERTGRLDHYTLGASRPAA is encoded by the coding sequence ATGATGCGGCCCCGGAACTGGCTGTTACTTTCGATGGGCGCGGTGCTCGTACCGCTGGGCGCGTTTGCGGCGATGAAGCTGGTCCCTGGCTGGGACCCCATGCTGGTGTACCCGACCGAGCACTTCTGGGTGGTTTCGGCGGCGGCGCTGCTTTCGGCGCTGGTTGGCGCCGGGCTCGCCATGTCCGTCGAGAGCGTGCGGACGACGCGGACGGTGTACCTGGCGCTGGGGTTCGTGGCTATTGCGATGGTGTTTGCAACGCACGGCCTCGGGACTCCGGGCCTGCTCATCCCGGAGACGGATTACCCGTACGCAGTCATCATTTCGGCGGGACTGAGCCAGTTCCTCGGTGCGATCTTCATTGCGCTCAGCGTCGTGCCGCGGCGGTGGCCTGGGGGCACATTTGTCCAGCGGCACAGCACCGACATCCTGGCAGCCGGGCTGGCAGCGCTGGCAGCCTACCTTGCGAGCATGGTGCTTCGGCCGGAGCTGTGGGACTTTGTACCGAGGTCACGGGCGTGGGATAGCATGCTGGCGGGGACAACGATTGTCCTCCTTGGGATTGCCGGCTGGCGCTATTTCCAGGCGTGGCGGCTCACGGAGTTGCCCGGGCAGCTGGCAATGGTGACCGCGCTGGGGCTGCTTGGGGTTGCGCAGCTTTCGATGTACTACAGCGACCTGTGGCACCTCAGCTGGTGGCTGTACCACGGCCTCCTGCTCATGGCCTTCCTCGTCGTGATTGGCGGGTGGGCGATCGAAGCGGCGCGGGCGAAGAGCCTTATCGTGTTCGCGCGGGCACTCGAGCTGCGGGACTCGCTGGATGAGGTCCGCTCAATCGCCGACGTCCGGGTGCTGGAGTCGCTGGAGGAAGCGGTGGAGCGGAAGGATGCCTACACGCGGCACCACATGGGACGGGTCGCCGAGTTTGCCGAGGGGCTGGCGCGGGAACTCGGGCTCCCAGAGCGGAAGGTGCTGGTATGCGCCGCGGCCGGGAGGATTCACGACGTCGGCAAGATCACTGTGCCGGATGCGGTGCTGCTCAAGCCCGGCAAGCTGACGCCTGAAGAGTTCGAGCTGATGAAGCACCACACGGTGCGGGGCGCGCACATTGCGAAGCTCCACCCCGAACTCGAGAGCCTGGCGGCGGTGATCCGCGCCCACCATGAACGGTTCGCGGGAGGCGGCTACCCCGACGGGCTCAAGGGGGAGCAGATTCCGATCGAGGCGAGGGTGGTGGCCGTCGGCGATACGTTCGATGCGCTGACATCGACGCGGGTGTACCGGCCGAAGCGGCCTGTTTCTGAGGCGCTCGAGGAGCTCCGGCGGGTAGCGGGCACGCAGCTTGACCCGGACTGCGTGGAGGCGTTCATCCGGTGGCTGGAGCGCACCGGCCGCCTGGACCACTACACGCTCGGCGCATCGCGGCCGGCGGCGTAG
- a CDS encoding LOG family protein, giving the protein MPDDSLPLPAPPARAPEWGKAVNGAEERQFLEGPADRGSELIRTFRIAAEFIRGFRKLHFVGPCVTIFGSARFTEDHPYYDLTRRVGRAIAREGFTVMTGGGPGLMEAANRGAKDVGGHSVGCNIQLPHEQKPNPYLDTFVEFRYFFVRKVMLAKYSYAFIAMPGGFGTLDELFEIATLIQTRKIRDYPCILMGVDYYEPLMDFLLNRLVAMGTIDPEDLDRLVLTDSPEEAAAIVREVGIRKFGLRYRSVAPKRRRILFE; this is encoded by the coding sequence ATGCCTGACGATTCCCTGCCACTTCCTGCCCCGCCGGCGCGCGCCCCCGAGTGGGGCAAGGCCGTCAACGGCGCCGAAGAGCGCCAGTTCCTCGAAGGCCCGGCCGACCGCGGCTCCGAACTCATCCGCACCTTCCGCATCGCCGCCGAGTTCATCCGCGGCTTCCGCAAACTCCACTTCGTCGGCCCCTGCGTCACCATCTTCGGCTCCGCCCGCTTCACCGAAGACCATCCCTACTACGACCTCACCCGCCGCGTCGGCCGGGCCATCGCCCGCGAAGGATTCACCGTCATGACCGGCGGTGGCCCCGGCCTCATGGAAGCCGCAAACCGGGGCGCCAAAGACGTCGGCGGCCACTCCGTCGGCTGCAACATCCAGCTCCCTCACGAACAGAAGCCCAACCCCTACCTCGATACCTTCGTCGAGTTCCGCTACTTCTTCGTCCGCAAGGTCATGCTGGCCAAGTACTCCTACGCCTTCATCGCAATGCCCGGCGGATTCGGCACCCTCGACGAACTGTTCGAAATCGCCACCCTCATCCAAACCCGCAAAATCCGCGACTACCCCTGCATCCTCATGGGCGTTGATTACTACGAGCCGCTCATGGACTTCCTCCTCAACCGCCTCGTCGCCATGGGCACCATCGACCCCGAAGACCTCGACCGCCTCGTCCTCACCGACTCCCCCGAAGAAGCCGCCGCCATCGTCCGTGAAGTCGGCATCCGCAAGTTCGGCCTGCGCTACCGCAGCGTTGCACCGAAGCGCCGGCGCATCCTCTTCGAATAA
- a CDS encoding MaoC/PaaZ C-terminal domain-containing protein, with protein MPIDPSKALGAPIQGGSFRWDRDRVILYHLGIGAGDPPTDPNELAYTYERNLKVLPSFGVIPAFGSLGGVGQVPGLQFNPALLLHGEQDLEIRKPIPVEGEVETNGKVAGIYDKGKAALVVLETETKLKGEAEPLFVNRFSLFLRGEGGFGGESGPPAGNEAPNRAPDGTVESKTLPQQALLYRLSGDKNPLHADPDFAKMGGFDRPILHGLCSFGVVCKAVVDHALGGDTGKVARYQARFAGVVFPGETIVTSFWREGNTILVAAQTKERGTPVITNAAITIRD; from the coding sequence GTGCCAATCGATCCTTCGAAGGCGCTTGGAGCGCCGATCCAGGGCGGTTCGTTCCGGTGGGACCGGGACCGGGTGATTCTTTACCACCTCGGGATTGGGGCTGGTGACCCGCCGACGGACCCGAACGAGCTGGCCTATACGTACGAGCGGAACCTGAAGGTGCTGCCGAGCTTCGGGGTGATCCCGGCGTTTGGGTCGCTGGGCGGCGTGGGCCAGGTGCCGGGCCTGCAGTTCAACCCGGCGCTGCTGCTGCACGGGGAGCAGGACCTGGAGATTCGGAAGCCGATCCCGGTCGAGGGCGAGGTAGAGACGAACGGGAAGGTCGCCGGGATTTATGACAAAGGGAAAGCTGCGCTCGTCGTGCTGGAGACGGAGACGAAGCTGAAAGGCGAGGCGGAGCCGCTGTTTGTGAACCGGTTCTCGCTCTTCCTGCGCGGGGAAGGCGGCTTCGGCGGCGAGAGCGGCCCGCCGGCAGGGAACGAGGCCCCGAACCGGGCGCCGGACGGCACGGTGGAATCGAAGACGCTGCCGCAGCAGGCGCTGCTCTACCGGCTTTCGGGCGACAAGAACCCGCTGCACGCGGACCCTGACTTCGCGAAGATGGGCGGGTTCGACCGGCCGATCCTGCACGGGCTGTGCTCGTTCGGGGTGGTGTGCAAGGCGGTGGTGGACCATGCACTCGGCGGCGACACGGGGAAGGTAGCGCGCTACCAGGCGCGGTTCGCGGGCGTGGTGTTCCCGGGCGAGACGATTGTGACGTCGTTCTGGCGGGAGGGGAACACGATTCTCGTGGCAGCCCAGACGAAGGAGCGCGGGACGCCGGTCATCACGAACGCGGCGATTACCATCCGGGACTAA
- a CDS encoding aldo/keto reductase, with the protein MPIPLRPFGAAGFELPVLGLGAMDTPHSPEAEATVRAALDAGIRFIDTARDYEGSEYLLGSVLRERPAAEVFLASKTFRRTAASAQYEIDRSRQVLGRETIDLYQLHDVSTPEAWAQVMAPGGALEGLRDAVDRGAIRFIGISTHSLEVARLAIASGAFAAIMLEYSAFYPESLPVLELAADRGVAVIVMRPLGGSGRTSAIRGRMARGEAGPLTPANLLRYVLTCPAVSVVIPGARYPDRIRANVAAVEAFVPMSPAEMRELERAAAALYD; encoded by the coding sequence ATGCCCATCCCCCTTCGCCCCTTCGGCGCCGCCGGCTTCGAACTCCCGGTGCTCGGCCTCGGCGCTATGGACACGCCCCACTCCCCCGAGGCCGAGGCAACCGTCCGCGCTGCCCTCGATGCCGGCATCCGCTTCATCGATACCGCCCGTGACTACGAAGGCTCCGAATACCTCCTCGGCAGCGTCCTCCGAGAGCGGCCCGCCGCCGAAGTCTTCCTTGCCAGCAAGACCTTCCGCCGGACCGCCGCAAGCGCCCAGTACGAAATCGACCGCTCCCGGCAGGTGCTCGGCCGCGAGACGATCGACCTCTACCAGCTCCACGATGTCTCGACCCCGGAGGCGTGGGCGCAGGTGATGGCCCCCGGCGGCGCGCTCGAAGGCCTCCGCGACGCCGTCGACCGCGGAGCCATCCGTTTCATCGGCATCTCAACGCACAGCCTCGAAGTCGCCCGCCTTGCAATTGCATCCGGCGCCTTCGCCGCCATCATGCTCGAATACTCGGCCTTCTACCCGGAGTCGCTTCCCGTGCTCGAACTCGCCGCGGACCGCGGCGTCGCGGTCATCGTCATGCGGCCCCTCGGCGGCTCGGGGCGGACCAGCGCCATCCGCGGCCGGATGGCGCGCGGCGAAGCCGGGCCCCTCACCCCCGCCAACCTCCTCCGCTACGTGCTCACCTGCCCGGCGGTCTCGGTCGTCATCCCCGGCGCCCGGTACCCCGACCGCATCCGCGCCAATGTCGCCGCCGTCGAAGCCTTCGTCCCGATGAGCCCCGCCGAGATGCGGGAGCTGGAGCGGGCCGCGGCAGCGCTCTACGACTGA
- a CDS encoding CDGSH iron-sulfur domain-containing protein: MAETTITVRDNGPYIVRGEFTVVDAEGKAFEKKDVVALCRCGHSATKPFCDGAHQREGFSSAPRAGQS; encoded by the coding sequence ATGGCAGAGACGACGATCACTGTCCGGGATAACGGCCCGTATATTGTCCGCGGCGAGTTTACGGTGGTTGACGCGGAGGGAAAGGCCTTCGAGAAGAAGGACGTGGTGGCGCTTTGCCGGTGCGGGCACTCGGCGACGAAGCCGTTCTGCGACGGGGCGCACCAGCGGGAGGGGTTCAGCTCCGCGCCGCGGGCCGGTCAGTCGTAG
- a CDS encoding (Fe-S)-binding protein — translation MAAVALFDPCYLQALRPGDAASARRVLEALGDVVTLIDGRCCGQPAFNSGFRSEARAVGRQLLRAARAHAAIVTASGSCTAMVRHYLPALWEPPRSAAAAAIASRFVDFPTYVARHPGFERLGLRLPGVVALHESCHSRRELGASAAVAAVLARIEGLEVREPAFPEECCGFGGTFAVKEPEVSVEMMRAKLEALAATGARVVVSPDYSCLAHLQAGAAGLGIQLEGWTLPELLARALE, via the coding sequence ATGGCTGCCGTCGCGCTGTTCGACCCCTGCTACCTGCAGGCCCTCCGCCCCGGCGACGCCGCCAGTGCCCGCCGCGTCCTCGAAGCCCTCGGCGATGTGGTCACCCTCATCGACGGCCGCTGCTGCGGCCAGCCGGCCTTCAACAGCGGCTTTCGGAGCGAAGCCCGGGCCGTCGGCCGCCAGCTGCTCCGCGCCGCCCGCGCGCACGCCGCCATCGTCACAGCGTCCGGCTCCTGCACCGCGATGGTGCGCCACTACCTCCCCGCGCTCTGGGAGCCCCCGCGCTCCGCTGCCGCTGCCGCCATCGCCAGCCGGTTCGTCGACTTCCCGACCTACGTCGCCCGCCACCCGGGTTTCGAACGGCTTGGCCTCCGCCTTCCCGGCGTCGTTGCACTCCATGAATCCTGCCACTCCCGCCGCGAGCTCGGGGCATCCGCCGCCGTCGCCGCCGTGCTGGCCCGCATCGAAGGCCTCGAAGTCCGCGAACCCGCCTTCCCAGAGGAGTGCTGCGGCTTCGGCGGAACCTTCGCCGTCAAAGAGCCCGAAGTCTCCGTCGAAATGATGCGGGCGAAGCTCGAGGCGCTCGCCGCGACCGGCGCCCGGGTCGTGGTCTCCCCCGATTACTCCTGTCTCGCCCACCTGCAGGCCGGCGCCGCCGGGCTCGGCATCCAGCTCGAAGGCTGGACCCTCCCCGAACTCCTCGCGAGGGCGCTCGAATGA
- a CDS encoding LUD domain-containing protein: MTAFRDRARREIAAEHPSATLQPIMRKLVEDSRAMLARGPGDARARATAARAAAVENLEALHRQHREQLALRGVGYHRAATAAEAVEIVRRLLAGARRVAKSKSMVAEEIGLTHALRADGIDVLETDIGEYIVDLEGRGPSHITAPAIHLNRSRIRDILRRAGASLDTDDPVVLSQHIRDVVGRFFEDCDAAITGANMLIAGSGRIAIVENEGNVALGVSHPRRHIVVTGLEKIVADEAAALAVLQVLAPSATAQPLTAFTHILGSPPPGQERHVVVVDNGRSRILADPRYRDVLRCIRCGACMNACPVYRSVSGIAYGSRYMGPIGAVLSPLLWPGREYADLPFASSLCGACTEACPVGIPLHRMLLDLRADAVRRGLGAGRAERVAWQAWAAAFSLPVGARAASAFARIALRGAGRLLRPPAPNRADPRVLPEPAEPHDPALLQAAGPDRTERTVIAPGEVLPPTPAERFRLRAGALGVAFAEAPAPGSLVLQAAAAVAGTGSVLLAGSPVDRRALLAAQAVTLLVDPAAVVEHPAGLEPFLGGDDALVLTGPSRTADIEKVIVRGIHGSQDYAVVLRPPLA; this comes from the coding sequence ATGACCGCCTTCCGCGACCGCGCCCGCCGCGAAATCGCCGCTGAGCACCCCTCCGCTACCCTCCAGCCCATCATGCGCAAGCTCGTCGAGGACTCCCGCGCCATGCTTGCCCGCGGCCCCGGCGATGCGCGCGCCCGCGCGACCGCCGCCCGCGCCGCCGCCGTCGAGAACCTCGAAGCGCTCCACCGCCAGCACCGCGAGCAGCTCGCGCTCCGCGGCGTCGGCTACCACCGCGCGGCCACCGCCGCCGAAGCCGTCGAAATCGTCCGGCGGCTGCTCGCCGGCGCCCGCCGCGTGGCCAAGTCGAAATCGATGGTCGCCGAGGAGATCGGTCTCACCCACGCCCTCCGCGCCGACGGCATCGACGTCCTCGAAACCGACATCGGCGAGTACATCGTCGACCTCGAAGGCCGCGGCCCCAGCCACATCACCGCCCCTGCCATCCACCTCAATCGCAGCCGCATTCGCGACATCCTCCGCCGCGCCGGCGCCAGCCTCGATACCGACGACCCCGTCGTCCTTTCGCAGCACATCCGCGATGTTGTGGGGCGTTTCTTCGAAGACTGCGATGCCGCCATCACCGGCGCCAACATGCTCATTGCCGGCTCCGGCCGCATCGCGATCGTCGAAAACGAAGGCAACGTCGCCCTCGGCGTCTCCCACCCGCGCCGTCACATCGTCGTCACCGGCCTCGAAAAGATCGTCGCCGACGAGGCCGCTGCCCTCGCCGTCCTGCAGGTCCTCGCCCCGAGCGCCACGGCCCAGCCGCTCACCGCCTTCACCCATATCCTCGGCTCGCCGCCGCCGGGGCAGGAGCGGCACGTCGTCGTCGTCGACAACGGCCGCTCCCGCATCCTCGCCGACCCCCGCTACCGCGACGTCCTCCGCTGCATCCGCTGCGGCGCCTGCATGAACGCCTGCCCCGTCTACCGGAGCGTCAGCGGCATCGCCTACGGCTCGCGCTACATGGGGCCGATTGGCGCCGTCCTCTCCCCGCTTCTCTGGCCCGGCCGCGAGTACGCCGACCTCCCCTTCGCCAGCTCCCTCTGCGGAGCCTGCACCGAAGCCTGCCCGGTCGGCATCCCGCTCCACCGCATGCTTCTCGACCTCCGCGCCGATGCCGTGCGCCGCGGGCTCGGCGCCGGCCGCGCCGAACGCGTCGCCTGGCAGGCCTGGGCTGCCGCCTTCTCCCTCCCCGTCGGCGCCCGCGCGGCCTCGGCCTTCGCCCGCATCGCCCTGCGCGGCGCCGGTCGTCTCCTCCGCCCGCCGGCGCCGAACCGCGCCGACCCCCGCGTCCTCCCGGAACCCGCCGAACCGCACGACCCGGCGCTCCTCCAGGCGGCCGGTCCCGATCGCACCGAACGCACGGTCATCGCCCCCGGGGAGGTCCTCCCCCCCACGCCCGCGGAGCGCTTCCGCCTCCGCGCCGGGGCGCTGGGCGTGGCCTTCGCCGAAGCGCCCGCCCCCGGGTCGCTCGTCCTCCAGGCCGCTGCCGCCGTGGCCGGCACCGGGTCCGTCCTGCTCGCCGGCAGCCCGGTCGACCGCCGGGCGCTCCTCGCCGCCCAGGCCGTTACGCTCCTGGTCGACCCCGCTGCCGTCGTCGAACACCCCGCCGGCCTCGAGCCGTTCCTCGGCGGCGACGACGCCCTGGTCCTCACCGGCCCGAGCCGAACCGCGGACATCGAGAAGGTGATCGTCCGCGGCATCCACGGCTCCCAGGACTACGCGGTCGTGCTCCGGCCGCCGCTGGCGTAA
- a CDS encoding PAS domain S-box protein has product MTSSEDRTPRNGQADAAPLAIPAGALPAGIFFADHRLPALVFERGTLRILEANRAACTLYGYSAEEFRRLTLADILPPEDVPLLRQFVDGILPGPPPAFWRHRTRDGRILQVRIAGQDITYGGRAARITFILEHTPVEEALAAARDAEQRFRSIFDYAGHAIVVFDMDLGRFVEANDDACRLFGLSREQLLQQSPAALSPERQPSGERSDDLARARLERALAGEPMEFEWVHQDAAGRLILCEVRLVRMPPFDRRLIRGAILDIRQRRAAEAELQRREREFRSLAENSPDLIVRFDDDLRIIYANPAALASVGAELRTVAGLRPTQFLPGSPALERWERAVAAVLETRQPLTLEGPSDFRGPGAYSQTHLIPEFDEDGAIASVLSITRDLTEIYRAAAENARLAAIVAFSRDAMVTTDLEGRITSWNRGAELALGYAAPEVLGRTTEFLFDPEALPLRDWVRSRVLAGENIEDMERPWRRRDGSTVILSSSYFPLRSPAGDIIGIGSVARDVTERVRAQQALQQSEARLRDLLDAVSAAVWVSDGRNALFVNAEMERLTGYSRDELLAPVFLASLIAEEDIPVMLRHFERRLQGLEQVSRFTIRISTRSGELRHLRVAASPFQFDGRDATILSALDTTDLVHAEEERRRLDLQVQQTQKLESLGVLAGGIAHDFNNLLVAILGNAGLALMELPPESPARQTVLAIETAAQRAAELTRQMLAYSGKGKFVIEQLNLSRVVEEMAHLLEISVSKRAVLRYRFAPDLPAIEGDATQLRQVIMNLITNASDAIGDRSGVISVSTGIVDADAAYLKTAYMDDDLPEGQYVYLEVADTGIGMDAETAARIFDPFFTTKFTGRGLGLAAVLGIVRSHRGAIKLSTAPGRGTTFTILFPAAGPPAPPGPAPAPETASTPLPRAVILVVDDDETVRAVTRRMLELSGFTVLLAADGAEAVALYRERPGIDLVLLDLTMPAMDGEETFRELRRLDPGVRVILTSGYSEQDAADRFAGTGLAGFIQKPYRPQDLIETVRAALQSQT; this is encoded by the coding sequence GTGACATCCAGCGAGGACCGAACCCCGCGAAACGGTCAGGCCGACGCCGCCCCGCTGGCCATCCCCGCCGGCGCACTCCCCGCCGGCATCTTCTTCGCCGACCACCGGCTCCCGGCCCTCGTTTTCGAACGCGGCACCCTTCGCATCCTCGAAGCCAACCGCGCCGCCTGCACCCTCTACGGGTATTCGGCCGAGGAGTTCCGGCGGCTGACCCTCGCAGATATCCTCCCGCCCGAGGACGTGCCCCTCCTCCGCCAGTTCGTCGATGGCATCCTCCCCGGCCCGCCGCCCGCCTTCTGGCGCCACCGAACCCGCGACGGGCGCATCCTCCAGGTCCGCATCGCCGGCCAGGACATCACGTACGGCGGCCGCGCGGCCCGCATCACCTTCATCCTCGAACACACGCCGGTCGAGGAAGCCCTCGCCGCCGCCCGCGATGCGGAGCAGCGCTTCCGCTCCATCTTCGATTACGCGGGCCACGCCATCGTCGTCTTCGACATGGACCTCGGCCGCTTCGTCGAAGCGAACGACGACGCCTGTCGCCTCTTCGGACTCTCCCGCGAGCAGCTGCTCCAGCAATCCCCCGCCGCCCTCAGCCCGGAACGCCAGCCCTCCGGCGAACGGTCCGACGACCTCGCCCGCGCCCGCCTCGAGCGCGCCCTGGCCGGCGAGCCGATGGAGTTCGAATGGGTCCACCAGGACGCCGCCGGCCGCCTCATCCTCTGCGAAGTCCGCCTCGTCCGCATGCCGCCCTTCGACCGCCGGCTCATCCGCGGCGCCATCCTCGACATCCGCCAGCGCCGCGCCGCCGAGGCCGAACTGCAGCGCCGCGAGCGCGAGTTCCGCTCCCTCGCCGAGAACTCGCCCGACCTCATCGTCCGATTCGATGACGACCTCCGCATCATCTACGCCAATCCGGCCGCCCTCGCCAGCGTCGGCGCCGAGCTGCGCACTGTCGCCGGCCTCCGCCCCACGCAGTTCCTCCCCGGCAGCCCGGCGCTCGAACGGTGGGAGCGCGCTGTCGCCGCCGTCCTCGAAACCCGCCAGCCCCTCACGCTCGAAGGCCCGTCTGACTTCCGCGGTCCCGGCGCCTACAGCCAGACCCACCTCATCCCCGAATTCGACGAAGACGGCGCCATCGCCTCGGTCCTCTCTATCACCCGCGACCTCACCGAGATCTACCGCGCCGCCGCCGAGAACGCCCGTCTCGCCGCCATCGTTGCCTTCTCCCGTGACGCCATGGTCACCACCGACCTCGAGGGCCGCATCACCTCCTGGAACCGCGGCGCCGAACTGGCCCTTGGCTACGCGGCACCGGAGGTCCTCGGCCGGACCACCGAGTTTCTCTTTGACCCGGAAGCCCTCCCCCTTCGCGACTGGGTGCGTTCCCGTGTGCTCGCCGGCGAAAACATCGAAGACATGGAGCGGCCCTGGCGCCGCAGGGACGGCTCGACGGTCATCCTCTCCTCCTCGTACTTCCCCCTTCGGAGCCCGGCCGGCGACATCATCGGCATCGGCAGCGTCGCCCGCGACGTCACCGAGCGCGTCCGCGCTCAGCAGGCGCTCCAGCAGAGCGAAGCCCGCCTTCGCGATCTCCTCGATGCCGTCTCCGCCGCCGTCTGGGTCTCCGATGGCCGGAATGCACTCTTTGTGAACGCCGAGATGGAGCGCCTCACCGGCTACTCCCGCGACGAACTGCTCGCCCCCGTCTTCCTTGCCTCCCTCATCGCGGAGGAAGATATCCCCGTCATGCTCCGCCACTTCGAACGCCGCCTCCAGGGCCTCGAGCAGGTCTCCCGCTTTACCATCCGCATCTCCACCCGTTCCGGCGAGCTCCGCCACCTCCGCGTCGCGGCTTCACCGTTCCAGTTCGACGGCCGCGATGCGACCATCCTCTCCGCCCTCGACACCACCGACCTCGTCCACGCCGAAGAGGAGCGCCGCCGCCTCGACCTCCAGGTGCAACAGACCCAGAAGCTCGAGAGTCTCGGCGTCCTCGCCGGCGGCATCGCCCACGACTTCAACAACCTGCTCGTCGCCATCCTGGGCAATGCCGGCCTCGCGCTCATGGAGCTCCCGCCCGAATCGCCCGCAAGGCAGACCGTCCTCGCCATCGAAACCGCTGCCCAGCGCGCCGCCGAGCTGACCCGCCAGATGCTCGCCTACTCCGGCAAGGGCAAGTTCGTCATCGAGCAGCTCAACCTCTCCCGCGTCGTCGAAGAGATGGCGCACCTTCTCGAAATCTCCGTCTCGAAGCGCGCTGTCCTGAGGTACCGCTTCGCGCCCGACCTCCCCGCCATCGAAGGCGATGCGACCCAGCTCCGCCAGGTCATCATGAACCTTATCACCAACGCTTCCGACGCCATCGGCGACCGCTCCGGCGTCATCTCCGTCTCGACCGGCATCGTCGACGCCGATGCCGCCTACCTGAAAACCGCATACATGGACGACGACCTTCCCGAAGGCCAGTACGTCTACCTCGAGGTCGCCGATACCGGCATCGGCATGGACGCCGAGACCGCCGCACGCATCTTCGATCCCTTCTTCACGACGAAGTTCACCGGACGCGGGCTCGGCCTCGCCGCCGTCCTCGGCATCGTCCGCAGCCACCGCGGGGCGATCAAACTCTCCACCGCACCCGGCCGCGGCACGACCTTCACGATCCTCTTCCCCGCTGCTGGCCCCCCTGCCCCGCCTGGCCCGGCCCCGGCTCCCGAAACGGCGTCGACGCCCCTGCCCCGCGCAGTCATCCTCGTCGTCGACGACGACGAAACCGTGCGCGCCGTCACCCGCCGCATGCTGGAGCTTTCCGGCTTCACTGTGCTCCTCGCCGCCGACGGCGCCGAGGCCGTCGCCCTCTACCGCGAGCGCCCGGGCATCGACCTCGTCCTCCTCGACCTGACCATGCCCGCCATGGACGGCGAAGAGACCTTCCGCGAGCTCCGACGGCTCGACCCGGGGGTGCGCGTCATCCTCACCTCCGGCTATAGCGAGCAGGACGCCGCCGACCGCTTCGCCGGCACAGGGCTCGCCGGCTTCATCCAGAAGCCCTACCGCCCCCAGGACCTGATCGAAACGGTTCGCGCCGCCCTCCAGTCGCAGACCTAG
- a CDS encoding MBL fold metallo-hydrolase — MSTQLPGPHDEVPPPTIEEVSPGIYAYIQLDGSWFLNNAGCIVGSRSATVIDTTGTERRARAFHAAVREVTQLPVSALINTHSHGDHTHGNFMFAPASAIIASERCRQEILAAGHAAYALFPMVDFGECPLTPPTVTFDDRLTVYVDDLRVELLYLGPAHTTSDIVAWIPERKLLFSGDLVFNGGTPFALGGSVGGWLDAMDRLEALGAETIVPGHGPVAGPEVLGQVRRYLEWLQAVGREGFERGVPPLELAQGLDFGEFADWHDRERIVPNLHRVYSELRGEPRGTPLDYRQMFAEMLAFNGGRPLRCLA; from the coding sequence GTGTCGACGCAGCTGCCGGGTCCGCACGACGAGGTGCCGCCGCCGACCATCGAAGAGGTCAGCCCGGGGATCTACGCCTACATCCAGCTCGATGGGAGCTGGTTCCTGAACAATGCCGGCTGCATTGTGGGGAGCCGGTCGGCGACGGTCATCGACACGACCGGGACGGAGCGCCGGGCGCGGGCGTTCCATGCTGCGGTGCGGGAGGTGACGCAGCTCCCGGTCAGCGCGCTGATCAATACCCACAGCCACGGCGACCACACGCACGGGAACTTCATGTTTGCGCCGGCGAGCGCCATCATCGCGAGCGAACGGTGCAGGCAGGAGATTCTCGCAGCCGGACATGCGGCCTACGCCCTGTTCCCGATGGTGGACTTCGGGGAGTGCCCGCTGACGCCGCCGACGGTGACCTTCGACGACCGGCTGACGGTGTACGTCGACGACCTGCGCGTGGAGCTGCTGTACCTTGGGCCGGCGCACACGACGAGCGACATCGTGGCGTGGATCCCGGAGCGGAAGCTGCTGTTCAGCGGCGACCTGGTGTTCAACGGAGGGACGCCGTTCGCGCTCGGCGGGTCGGTCGGGGGCTGGCTCGATGCGATGGACCGGCTCGAGGCGCTGGGGGCAGAGACGATTGTCCCGGGGCACGGCCCGGTGGCGGGTCCGGAGGTGCTCGGCCAGGTGCGGCGGTACCTCGAATGGCTGCAGGCCGTGGGCCGGGAGGGCTTCGAGCGAGGGGTGCCGCCGCTGGAGCTGGCGCAGGGGCTGGATTTCGGCGAGTTCGCGGACTGGCACGACCGGGAGCGGATTGTGCCGAATCTGCACCGGGTGTACAGCGAGCTCCGGGGTGAGCCGCGCGGCACGCCGCTCGACTACCGGCAGATGTTTGCGGAGATGCTGGCGTTCAACGGAGGCAGGCCGCTCCGCTGCCTGGCCTAG